The Hordeum vulgare subsp. vulgare chromosome 4H, MorexV3_pseudomolecules_assembly, whole genome shotgun sequence genomic interval TTGACAGGGCCTTATCGGACCCGTCGATGTGGAGCTACGACGTCGTACGTATTCCTACCGGAGAATGAATGGGGCGTGCGTGACCACGGACTGACCACGCAGCTGCCCGCGTCGGCAGGGCGGACCGCCGAGCGACTCCGGCCGAGCTGGAGACCACTGCCGTGCCGCCGGGAGCGGAGAAGACCCTTTTCACtttcctactccctccgtttcaaaacaaATGATTCAAATTTGCATTGATTTTATATTAAAattaagtcacttattttgagacaaaGGGAGTAATAAACATGTCCATGTGATGTGTGCTCGTATAAGAGTATGAGGTGTGCTTCGGTACACCCCCACCCATAAAAAACGTATAAAAAAGAACGTATATTCACCTTGTATTATACTCTTACCGTTTTTTAGCGTgcatataagatttggtcaaagtcaagctttataaagtttgactaactttatattaaaaaatatcaacattcacaacatgaaatcaatattatcaGATGCATCACGAGATGTATtcttatactactccctccgttcctaaatataagtctttctagagattctactcaaaaattacatacggatgtatatagacatactctaggatgtagattcactcattttgcttcgtatgtagtcatctagtgaaatcttttaaaagacttatatttaggaacggaggaagtatataatTATAATATAGTGGATATTCATATATTTttatataaatttggtcaaactttatattgtttgatTTTGATAAAATCTTATACGCGGAGTAAAAAAAATGAAGGGAGTACACTACAGGCCGCCGTATGTATATAATACGAGGTGAGTATATGTATGTATACCTGTAATAATAATATGAGATGGATATACGTTTTTCTTTCTACGTGGGGGTGTACCGAAGCAAAAGTGATAGGAGTATTATTAATCGTATAATAATATCGAGCGTCGGGTCGGGGATCGGGATCGGAACAATCATACACTGTATGTACGTACGTACCAGCACGGACGGACCCCACGGAGTATAATCGACCAGCTCTTCGGCCTACACGTGCCGGCCCCCACCAACTTGCCCTCCAATCCTTGTCCCCTCCGTGCATCTGGGCTACTACCACAGTATCACCACGCTTCCGCGGCAGCGCCCATGGCGAACGAATGATACCTTGGCCGCGTGCGTTGCCGTTGCCGACCACCGTCGACCGGCCGGCCAGCCGGCCTCGGTGGCACGTACGGGAGGaggaccaccaccaccatgcatgcatgcatgcagctgCAGCCAACCACGGCACCGCATTCCTCGGTCCTGTTTGGATCCCAGTGCTAGAGCTAGTTTGAGCTGAACTAGCTCCCAAAGTATCCAAACACATGGGCTAGTTTGGGTTAGATGCAAACTAACCCATCAAAAAAACTAGCCCCGagaagaggtgctaattggagctagttgagGATGGAcaagtaaaaataataatattttaaCCGCATCAGATCCTCTACATCCTCCTCCATACACCTGCACCAGGCCTACACAAGAGCTTGTCACAACAAATCCTGGTTAAAAGAGACACATGATTGAAAAGGTGTATTTATTGTCAAACTAACCTTTGCATCCAAACACCACTAAAAGATAGAGTTAGTTCATGGTTAGACTAAagttagaaactaactctaacctctagccaagttagagtatccaaacagggccttgcCGCATGCGTTGCGAGATCTGTCTAGTCTACCTGTGCAGCATTCATCCTGCCAGCGCCCAGCATGTGGCCTCTGTTTGTTTTTCCTTTTCGTGCATGCAGCTCATGTGGTGGATCCCGGCTCCATCGGTGCAGCCTTGTTGGCGATGGCCGTAAACTCGACCACTGTGCGTGCGAACGTACACCGGGAGCAATCGCATGCTCTGTTTGGCATGCAGGCGTTCACACGCCGAATTTTTGGCTTACAAACCGGTCATCATCTTATTACTCTCACTCCCATCAAAGCTCGATCACGAtgggccatgcatgcatgcatggtctGTACGTACTAGGGCTACTAGCTGCTTGGCTAAAGCGCGGGCAACATGTACGCCCTACAATTTAAGTGCATGGTCAATTGAGTAGGAGTACTCCAGTAGCTTGAGTCGACAATAATAGTTGCAGCACACGGTTGGCGTGCACGGAACCAGTCCACGTCTACGTGCGGGGCTGCGAGCCGCCCCGGCGCCGCCGCGGCCGGTGCctgctgcctgcctgcctgccggGCACATGCAGCAGTCCTCCCTGCTCCCCGTGGCACCTGACCCACCGCCGGCGCTCGCTGGCTTCCCGCGCCAGCCGGCCGGGCCCGTCCGCTCCGTCTCCGCCGGCCACCGCTCGTGACCCGTCTCCTTCGTCATCGGCAGCAGGCGGCGCCGACGACGTAAGTACGTGTATGAGTACGGAGCTGACGGTGCGTGCACGCTGTACGTGGCTCACCTGCGAATACGTTCTTTCTATCGGAGTTCCGGGTCGCGGGGCTCGGCCGGGAAAGCAAAGTAAAGTAAAGGTGACGGGACTCGACGGACGATCGAGGGCGGGGCGGTGCGGTGCGGTGCTGGCTATGATGACTGTGTGCGCAACCAACACCGACTCCGACCGGACAAGACGCCACGCCACTTGCCATTCTACGCCATCCTTCTCTGGTTCTCTCGCGGAATCATGTGCTAAATACTACCCCtccataaactaatataaaaatgtttagatcactgttttaataaactaaacgtttttatattaccttacggagggagtagcacaGAAGCACGAGGAAGACTCAAGAGAAGATAGAACATGAGAGCAGAAATtccgcaaaaaataaaaaataaaactcaGAACAACCAACGGAATAGGGCATCTCGACCTCCTTGGGACTTAAAAGTGGTACTCCTATATCTTAACGCGCATGCATGATTTGTGCtggaaaaaaaaaagggaagcaGGCCGTGGAGAGACATGGATAGGCGAACCGACCGGACCGACCCTGTCGCCGTCGGACAGAAATTATTGGCCCGTCCGATATATACGAGCCCCTCAACGCCACCGTTCCGACCCCGTTTCCTCGAAAATGACCCGACGGGAATTTCTCGCCGTCTTGGACCGGAGAGCATGTGTGCTTGAAAAGGATGCACCAGTGAGACACTTGAGAAATTCCGGGGTTCACAAGGACTTGATTGCTGGTAGTAGTGGTGGTCTGTTGCCCAGTCGGTGTGCCTGGGAAGATGTTTTTGCTGTCCCATAGATATGTTTTCGCCGAGCCAAGTCGGCTGAAGACGCGGGTTTCATTCCTTGGTTCACGTGACCCGTAACCCGTGAACGCCGGCCGGTTAACACGATCATCCGACGCGGGTTTCGATCGATCGACGCGAAAACGGATCGGGGATCACAGGCAAGGCAAAATCCTGCTACCGCGGCAGTGGTGCCAGGATCAGATGCAGGAAAAGTGCGGCGTGCTCCGACCGAGACATCCGCAAGCGTGACCACCTGCCGTCGTGCCATTGCCACTGGACACAGTGAGTAGTCCCCGGCGGAGCGGAGCGTAGCGGCGACCCCATGCAATGTATAGTAGACACGGACGTCTGGACGAGCGATCCGCTTTCCAAAGGGCAGGGCAGGCTCGCTTAAACTACTGCtaccactagtaggagtagttttcaTCCCAAGCACCCTACCCAAGCTGATCGCGCTTGCTTACTTTAAGCATCCCAAGAGAAAGATCAGGGAATCAATCAACACATTTGAATAGCTGCTACTACTGTACTCCGTCTGTGCCGGTCTGGGCTCAGATTGTTGCTGGCGCTAGCGCTGGTGGTGGTGCGAGCGAGCAGTCAGCAGTGGTGGCACCGATTATCGTAAACAGTGTGCAGTCGATTCCTGTCATGCTACGGTGAGCACGTACTGCTACTCTGTTTGCACACCTGACCTGACCCGACCCGCGGTGAATCGGACGGCACGGACCACATGCATGTggcgttttttcttttcttttgctgttGGGATCTCGAGATGTGGCCCTCGGTCCGCACTGCGCATATGAGATCGGGAATGGATCTGTCCCGAGAGAAATGTACGGCGATCTACTGTAGCACGTTATGAGATCGGAAAATGGAGGAACGGACCGTAATTAAGTGACGAGTTGTTAGATCATCTCCTTCGTACATTCGTAGACGCGTCCTGTCAGTGTttggataaaagaaagaaaaggaagTGATTCATCCGGACCTTTCGTATCGTTCGATATGTTCGGGTTGCGCGTAAACCGTCATATCCGTATCAAATATGAAGAGGATACGAGGGTTCGCAGACGTGCCCGGACACGTCTGGTCCGTTTGTCACATAGAATGCGATCCCATTCCATATAATCATTTTTTTTCATGAATTACGTGTAAGTGATTGGAGATACGGAAAAAAAAATTACCTTTACAGACGGACAAATAAAGGACACGTGTCATTGACCGGACATGTCCATGGACGTTTGAGGGATCAGATTTATAAGTTCTGACTGTACATGCTTTTTAGTTTCATTTCGTGACGAAAATCTAGCATTTTTCAGTGAAGCGGCAGGGCCTCTGCATTGAGTTGCCGAACAACCGGCATCCACTCACCCGAAGACCGAATTGAGTCGCAGCAGCTGGCTCGACCCCGACCTCCAAATGTGACCAACGCCTTGTGTCGTCAACGTTGAAGCTTCGTCGCCAGCCTCGATGATAACGGCGCCGATTCCTCGTGACATCCCCAGTTCGTTGGTTGGTTACGCCTGGAATGAATATCGTCGGGCCGTCGAGCTTGGGTCAGGTCTCTCGTCGGCGGCTGAGCTGttaggcaggcaggcaggcaggcaggtaCGTGCTGACGCGGAACCGGCCCGGCTGCACTCGCCTTTCGTCTCCCGTTTCTTTTCTTTCGGCCCTGGTTGTTCACGTGTTCCCGTCACTGATTTTTCCCACTGCACCACACCACAGCCCACAGCCACGAGCCCTAAGCACGTAGGAGACGCCTGGACTGCATCATGCGTGGATCGATCAGTTGGTTGCGGAAGTTAGGCCGAGGCTTTGGgataaaaaaactagaaaaagagaGTACAGGAGAGGAGCACTGGTCGCATGCATGGCCATGGCCTTTGGTGAACGATGATATCTTGAGGTAGTAGGTACTAACAACAACTATAATGTAAACAAATGGCGCACAGAGAGCAGCTGGTCGGGGGGTCTAGGACGGACCGGCCACAGCGCCGCCCAGCCCGTGCGACGGCGACGTCGCGCGCGTGCGCCGGCCGGCCGTGCCCGTGCGCCTGGTGCGTTTGCTCATCATTCGTAGAAGCGAAAAAGGGCGCATCTTCAGCTGGCCTTTGACttgtcctccctcctccactaccGGTTGCCGGCTTGCCGCCCAACGGGCAGGATCGGCGCATGTGTAGGCCGATGAGTCGGACGGGACCACGGCAACGGCATCCCCACTTGCAAGAGCGGGTCAGGGATAGGAAAAGGAACGAAAAAAGCTGGCGCCGGgtgaagagaagagaagagaagaggtcCACCGTtgcggcgccggcggcggcgccgCCGTCATAACCGGCTGAGATTCGGCCTGAACAACAAGTGAACAACCACCGGGCGAGATGCGCCGGCGCCTCACTCGCTCACGGTGGGCGCCCGTGCCGTGTTGGACCGCAGCAGAACCTTTCTCGTGTGCCTCCCCACTTTCTTTCACACAACCCATCAAAGAGAAATTAGTAGAAATGTCACCTTTTatgttggaggttaccttgttggtgGTTAGTGGGGGTCTATTTTGGTTAGTCATAGCGGGAGTAACGCACATACACCCTTATGTAGTGCCAATCAGGGGTATTAGAGACATGACATATGCCATAGTATTAAACGGGGAAAGGAAGGATGATGGTAACATATTATGTTACCATCACATAGTGTTTGACAAAAAAGAAAGTCTACAAGCTAATCAATGAAACTTTCTATGATGCTACGTCGATAATATCTTCATAGTGCAAAGTATCGATGGTACTACCTTGTGAAAAAATAAGAAGGTTGGACGTGTTTCAGATTTTTGTTTGCATCTTAACCCATGTTGCTTGTTTTTTGTGTAACTAGAATGGCAGATCACGGGattatttttcaaaacttttaGCGGCGGTAAAATACATTCGAATCTGCATGCATGGTTTTGTAGATGACATTTTGCACtcctaatttttgaaaaaatattaatGTGTGCCAGACAAGTCGCCTGTTTGCCAGGTGAAACAAAGAGAGAAACAATCCTTTAAAAACAGTGGAATAAATAAATAAGCCTACTAATGCAAAATGTAGTGTTGTTTGTCGTAAAAACTTCGTTTGTCGTAAAAGAAAATCGGAATGAGGAATTAACCAATTTCTTGACGTTGGGGCGGATCCAAAAGAGATATCACTTCTTCATGAATTTATTTGAATCGAAACCTTTTGGCTCAACTTTATCCTAGTTTTGCTGAAAGAGTAACTTTTTTGCACTTTAAAATAAAAGATTAGTTAAAATACCAAGAATTTTTAACTTTTCGTGCAGGATCAGCAGACgcagctactgttacttgctagtaACTCCATACTGCCGCGTCTGTCTCATACTACTATCTTAGGCCCAGTTCTTTTGCCAGATTTTGGGGATTTCCCCAGAATCTGATCCCTCCCCAGCTTCCCCGAGAATCTTGAAGCCTCCCCAGCTTCCCCGAGAATTCCCCGAGAATTTTAGCTAGGATTGTAAAATAAATGGGGAGCAAAGATTCTGGGAAAAGCTGAAGAAGGGTCGGATtctggtgtagggactaaaaaaagtcccaaaaagtcccatgtgaaacaaacaggagggacttttagggactaaagtgGGGTGTTTGGGACTATTTGAAGAAGTACCTGTGGGAGGGACTTTTTCCTACCCTGCCCCGCATCGCATCGCGTGTCTAGCTTATCCGCTCGCTCGTCTCCCTCGAGCCGCTCGCGTCTCCCACCAGCCGCTCGCGCTCGCATCTCCcaacagccgccgccgccgccagttccctcggccgccgccgccgccgccagtgcCCTCGTCCCTTCCCCTGCCACTGCCAGTGCGCTCGGCCGCCGCTGCCAGTCCTCTCGGCCGCCGCAGCCAGTGCCCTCGaccgccgccgccatggatgAAGACGACGAGACGCAGCTTCCCTCTCCGTTCCGCTCGCATCAACCGGCATCTCAGGGCTCCTCCGCCGGCGGCAATCTGAGAAGGGGATTCGGTTTTTTTTATCTGAATAGCAACGTGGAAGACTTCCCCGATTTGGGCTCCTACCAGCAGCTTCTCCTTGCTTTTGTAATATTTGCTTATGAACAAGTGTTATTTAATAATATGGtgaggggtaacatggtctttttacatgtcatttatTGACGTCTAGTCCCTGTTTAGTCTCTGAAAACAAACAGATAGGGATTAGAGACTTTTAAGTTGGGACTAAGAAAAGTTCCGGGACttttgaaacaaacagggcctaactCGTCATGTCTTTCTTGTCCCGTTTAATCACTCTGATTTGAGTTGAGGACGAACCAAACAACTAATCCGAAGGTAACATGTTTACAGACAGGACGCGCGCGCTTCCGTTCCTTTCCGTTAAAGCAAACAGTTGAAGCTTGAAAGTCACACTGACTTGTGACGCGAACCTCTCACGCCCTCCACAGTTTTGGTTCGCCGTTGTGGCGCCCGGTTCAACGACCTACGGCAAGCTAGAACGCGACAGCCCTGCAATCCAATTCACCTCAGCTTACCTTGCGGACCATGACGTTTCTACCAATCGCTCTACTATTTCCTTCGTCCGAAATTATTTATCACACAAACGAATATAAGTAAATGTATCAAGAATTAAGATACATCTATATACATTCGTTCTTATGATAAGTATTTTCGTTCTGGTTCATCGTCTCTTTTGTATCGTGGGGTTAAACTTTGACTATATGCTCAGCAAGAAAATATAAATTACATGTCACAAAACTAGTATCATTGGAAAACACTTCCGAATACGAATGTGACCATATGTTTTGCTAGTTAAAACATCTGATCAATTTTCGACTCGAACTACGAAGGGGTCGATAAACCAGAACAGATGAGATACAGCACGCATGCACACGCGACACGCGTCCGGTGGCCGGCAAACCCAGCTGCTCCGTACGCACGGCGTACTGCCAGTTCGGTTCGGACGTGACTTAATTAACCCTCGCCTTTCCGTTTGCATCACTTCACCAGCTCGCTAGACTAGTGACCCCTGATCGTATCTTGTCCACATGCAATGCATGCTTAGTTACGATCCGAGACGCTTTACGTCCTCTCCCGTATGAAGATTGAAGAGCTAGGCTAGGCTAGGCTAGGCTAGGCTTTGCTTTTCCTGGGTCAACGTCAATGTGGACGCCTCGCACGGTTCACATCGCACCACCACCGCCGGTAAGATCACCAACGGGGACGAGTAGCTAGTTATATGGGACACCGCGCACGGTAAGATCTTATGGCCTGGGCTTTCTGTTTGCCGCGCAACCAACGCGCACGTAAGATCCTTTTTTGTTTGAGTGGAGATCTGGCTGCCTGCCGGGCACATGGAACTGTCCAGTGCCTCATCGACGCACGGCCTAAGCTTGCTTGCTGGGACAGCTAATGCATTTGGTATTATCGTTCCGGGCCGGCTTCAGATTTGGCTAAGGCTGATGatcattgctatgctatgctATGCTGTGCTGCCAGTGGCACCGCACAGCAGAGCAGGCAGCTACTGCATGTCGACATGTCCGGCCTGAGATGTATGGACGCGGGCTGGCGATCGAGGCAGCCAGCCAGAGCAGACCGCGACCGGGTGTGGAGTGTGGACTGAGAGAGACGGCACGCAGGGTGGGGCACGGCGCGCCGTGGCGTCCCGGCCGGCACGGCGTGGACGGACgtacgctgccgctgccgctgccgggcCCCGGCCGCGCCCAGCCCGCGCGTGACCCGCGCCGCGCGGCGCTCTGCGATCGCACAGTGCGCGCGCgcgccatgccatgccatgccatgccatggcCTGCCATCGCACCGCACCGCAccgcaccaccaccacaccgaccGAAACCAAAGGTCGAACGCCCGGAGTAGCCCGAATCTGCTCCCAATGTCACGTTGCGGTCTCGATGGCTGATGGTGCACGCACGCACGGTCAATTTGTTGCTTTTTTTACCGCGCGAGTTCCTTGAGCCGTCTCGGCATAAAGCTGACGCGACCACACGCTCACGCTCACGGTCGAGCTGCTGGTGCTGCCACTAGCTAGCTAGCTGCGTGTGCGCGACCAACACTAGCTCCGACCGGACGGACAGGACACCACTTGCCATCCCCTGCTGGGGGTTCTGTCAATCAACGGTGAAAAGAAAAAACACAGAGAGCATTTGCTTGGCTCTCGGCGGCGCTACGTAGCACAAAACAAAACCAGCGAGGGGGAAAAGTTTTTACTGTGCACTTGTGCTGCTCACTCAGACATGCCACTGCCATGCGGCCTAATTGGCTGGCACCTTCTGTCTAACTCGGCACCTAAATCCTTCTACCATTATACTCAAGTGTTGAAAAATCGTCAcgtttcctctttttttttttatcTGGAATCATTtaggcatgcatgcattatttactCCCTCTGTGCATGCATGGCAACGGCATGTCACGCCCTGACATGTCGCGCCAACAAAAATATTCCTGCAACTTTTACCCTGCCGCGAGGACGAGTTACCGCTCAATACGAGTGCGTACGTACTTTCGTAGTAGTAGCGTCTGTCAAATGAAACACGGTAGCCACTAGCCTGGCCTTGCCACTGCCAGTAGGAAGATGGGAAGAGGCAGTAGATGATGCAAAAGCTAAAGCATCCCGCCACCCAACCCAAGCAGAGAATGGAAACACCAAAGGGGAAAAAAAGGCATCACAGGTTGGGACGATTTTTTGGCTCCAGGATAAGCAGTAAAACTGTAAGAAAAGATAGTCGTTTCCATGTTCTTGATATTAAGAACTTACATTTCACCGTGGTGCATACGATGGCGGGATCCGTTTCGAACACCCCCATCAACCAAAAGCGTTGCTTGTGAGTTCTGCTCTCCGCCCCGGAACTGCACGCACAACACAAGCACAAACAACCATTTCGTAACACTAATCTATTACTATCAACATCACATCACCAAAACCATTTTCCATTACGATTAGAATACGGCTCTCCACAACATCTCGTGTCCAATCCCCCTGACTGACCGCCCGTCAGACATGGACGTGTAAATAAAATCTGTTCCGGAACGCCTCAAGTTGCGTTACATCCAACCAATGGGAACACACACACGGCGAACGAAAGGGACCAGTGACGATGGACTTGACGGGGCAGGGCAGGATTAGGACCTGAGGCGTATCTTAAGGCGCGTGATTTGGGCATCTGATGGGAACCTGACCTAATTTAGGGTTGGACGGGAGGCACGGATGGGCGAACCGATCGGACCCggccccgtcgccgtcgccgttgcGTCCGGCCGGAGCTCGCCGTCCCGTAGCTCTCCGACGGAGCCCCGACGCCGTCGGTCCACGTCGAAAGTGACCCGACGCAACGGCACATTTCGTGCGATGCTTTGGAGGGGAGAGTACGGTTAGCAGTTCATACGGAATGCGCCGTGTCTGGATCAGATTGGAGTATTATAGTTTACCTGAAGAGTCATTAGGAGCTTCCGGGGCTGTCCAAGTGGAGCTGCCAAGCTTAATCGTGTGTCTAATGGATCAGCACAAAATGATGGCAGGGGAGCTGAAGGGTATGGGCATTCCTGTTGCCGGAATAGATACATCTTGATctctgaaaaagaaagaaacaatGACATGTATTGAAAAGGACGAATAAGTGAACCAATTGTCCTTGAATTTCTTTTTCAAAGAGAATTGTGATGCCGTTCCTTTGCCCTAGCGAGAGATTTGGAGAAGGAGGCGACCCTTGTTCCTCGGGCCGTCGTTCGTGATATTGTGGGTTGGTCTCCTCGCACCGCTCGACCATCACAAAGGGAGAACACTAAGGGGTTGTTGTCACGTCTAACCTTAGACATGCCACAATACTTTAGACATGTGTTTGGTTCATTGTCATACTCGTGGCTTGTCACTTTTCTAGTTATATGGTTCACATGTCATAGACTCAATTTTTTGTCAAATCTTACAACACTTATAGTGTCCATTTTGTTAGCCGCGCTTTTTGTGCCAGCCACACTTTGCCTAAGGTTAGTTGTGGCAaagttagtcatgaaccaaacGGACCCTAACTCCTTAAAGTACAAGTAGTGTGTGGGATTACACTGCTTTGATGATGGATGTAGTGATGGTAGTATATATTTAATAAAGTTGAACATGATTCAGTCCCGTTTCGATGACAGTGCGAGGGAGCCGGTGGGTTGTATCCCCGTCGTCCCTTCTGGTAGCCGACTTAGGTTTTTAGTCGCTGGAAGAATAGAAGATGGTGTACTAAGATCTGGGTTGGCCGGGCTTTAGTCTTGTTTCGACAACCTGCCTTCAaccttgttttgaggaagatgtcGAGGAGCCGGTGGGTTGTGTCCCGCCATCCCTTCCGTTAGCCGACTTAGGATTTAAGTCGTTCCTTCTGGTCATGGACGATGTCGTCGGTTCGCAAAGCAAGATGGTGTACTAAGATCCGTGTGGACTGGGCTTTGATCCTCTTTCGATGAATGGGTTTCAGTCCCGTTTAGACGACGACGTCGAGGAGCCGCTGGGTTGTGTCCCCCGTCATCCATTCTGTCGATCGATTTAGTTTTTCACTCGCTGCTTGTTGTCCTGGATAGCATCGTTAGTTGGCAAAGGGAAATGATGTACTAATATATGGGTTCACGACCTGACAGTAGTGCATCTATTACTCGACCTCGATGATGGCAACCACAAACAACAGTTTCGATACTCGAGGAGAACGGGCATGTTCCTTGGTCGACACGTCGCAACAGCAAAGGCTTGTCGACATCATGCTTCTTTGTGGACTCACAAAAAACTTCTGGGCGATAGCTCCCCGTTATTCCCACCTACGGTTTAGTGATGGCGATGGCGGCTAGGGCAAACTCTAGGAACCCCACTACAAATTTATTTCTCTAGAGGAGTTTTCAACTTCTTTACAAGCATTATTTATGTTGACCTTTGTAGTAGATTCGCGTGTTTGTTGCGCAATTGCGCTATGATTTATGACTAGTGAAACGTGAGTAACTTCTAAATAGAGTAGTGTGATTTCACCTAGTCTTTAATTAATGTGTTGTTATGTTTAGTAAATGTTTTATTTGTGACATAAAGAACTTGTAGTGGCCTATCCGTCAGCATGTACACACCTTCTAATCAAGTGCTATGTCCACAAGACATTAGCACATCTCCAGTAGTGCAGTTCCTCACTTTCTAAACTGGTTGCTCTAGAGAGGCAACGGTCGTCCACTCTTGCTcgtggccactttgctgctatacAAAAGAGTAAAGTTCACTTTGCAACCTCGTCGCATGATTGGCTGGCATAGAGATCTTTGCACAAACTAATACACAAAATTGACGCTTTTATCAAATTTCTTATTTGATCCCACGTAAAGGACCTGCAGCCTATCGCCTCACAGCACCAAGCTAAAAAAGATATGGCCATTTTTCTGCAGCCAAGAAGAACCTTGGAGCACCGAGGAGATCAGATTAGAAACATAGGAGTATGAGAGTATCTTCAACACTGACCTGTAAATCAGGCACCGTATCCGTCCGGGAATCGATCTGGATCGGTCCATGGACATTTATGCCGGCCATCCAACCGAAGCCGTAAATATCGTTTTTTATTCACTTAAAAAGATAGCAACGGACAAATTTCCATCAAAATAGAAGCCTTCTGCGTTGTTACATGTCAAAATCTTTTGTCAGATGGTGATTAGGAACTATCCACCATCCAGCTATGTGATATGCACTTTGTGATTCGGTGCTTCATCCATCCAACTAAGCAAAGCAAAGGAGCTTCCGCATTAGACTCTTTTCAATGCTCCACCTTTTACAGGTGCTAAGAGTGTCAAGTAGATAA includes:
- the LOC123451043 gene encoding uncharacterized protein LOC123451043; the protein is MRPFSLLRMMSKRTRRTGTAGRRTRATSPSHGLGGAVAVQASPTCLGLVAVGCGVVQWEKSVTGTREQPGPKEKKRETKGECSRAGSASARTCLPACLPNSSAADERPDPSSTARRYSFQA